In Synechococcus sp. KORDI-52, one genomic interval encodes:
- a CDS encoding glycoside hydrolase family 10 protein, with the protein MAESRLDRLLRNRSTMGVWLTNSPSKLYYDRKRINAAMQQLQDAGFNRVVPNVWSRGTTFHRSGFAPVEPPLQKAGVGLDPICTLAAEGRRRGIKVMPWFEYGLMEPADASVVRDNPSWVLAKANGQRWMTMHGNHRMAWLNPAHPEVRARFIGLVVETLKRCPMDGLQLDDHFAWPVQFGYDPTTVALYTQDTGMAPPRDHSDRQWMKWRRNQLTSLLRELRQRLKQERLSTRISLSPGPFRQAYNLWLQDWELWALGGLIEELVVQNYAYSVQGFAKDLDQPALRKARSWGIPSQIGVLAGFGKRTTSMAVLEQKVRLARQRGHGVIFFYWEGLWGRHVAERYRDSRRAAFTRLGSD; encoded by the coding sequence ATGGCCGAGTCTCGGCTGGACCGGTTGCTGCGAAACCGCAGCACGATGGGGGTTTGGCTGACCAACAGCCCCAGCAAGCTCTATTACGACCGGAAGCGCATCAACGCGGCGATGCAACAGCTACAAGATGCAGGATTCAATCGCGTGGTGCCCAACGTCTGGAGCCGCGGCACCACGTTTCATCGCAGTGGGTTCGCTCCAGTGGAGCCGCCGCTGCAGAAGGCTGGGGTCGGTCTTGATCCCATCTGCACTCTCGCCGCTGAGGGGCGGCGCCGGGGCATCAAGGTGATGCCCTGGTTTGAGTACGGCTTGATGGAGCCGGCCGATGCATCCGTTGTGCGCGACAACCCCAGCTGGGTGTTGGCCAAAGCGAATGGCCAGCGTTGGATGACCATGCACGGAAACCATCGGATGGCCTGGCTCAACCCAGCCCATCCGGAGGTTCGTGCCCGCTTCATCGGGTTGGTGGTGGAGACCTTGAAGCGTTGCCCGATGGATGGTCTGCAATTGGACGATCACTTCGCCTGGCCGGTCCAGTTCGGCTATGACCCCACCACCGTTGCGCTGTACACCCAGGACACGGGAATGGCGCCACCGCGGGATCACAGCGATCGACAGTGGATGAAATGGCGCCGAAATCAACTCACCTCTCTGCTGCGTGAGTTGCGTCAACGGCTCAAGCAGGAACGACTCTCCACACGGATCAGCCTGTCCCCTGGCCCCTTCCGTCAGGCGTACAACCTCTGGCTTCAGGACTGGGAGCTCTGGGCTTTAGGGGGTCTGATTGAAGAGTTGGTGGTGCAGAACTACGCCTACTCCGTTCAAGGGTTCGCCAAGGACCTGGATCAACCTGCCCTGCGCAAGGCCCGCAGCTGGGGCATTCCTTCTCAGATCGGAGTGTTGGCGGGATTCGGCAAACGCACAACATCCATGGCCGTTCTCGAACAAAAAGTCCGCCTGGCCCGCCAGCGTGGTCATGGCGTGATTTTCTTCTACTGGGAAGGGCTATGGGGCCGGCATGTGGCGGAGCGGTATCGAGATTCTCGTCGCGCAGCATTCACCAGACTTGGATCTGATTGA
- a CDS encoding TIGR03943 family protein: MMRGTLLLLWGLTLLWSFHSGRLDLLLRGVFHGLVGFTGLMLVMFGVALLLKRSQPQERWRWPWLLSGLMAALVLIVPPNPSFSDLASNRPQGLPDPPELAFVLPPDQRSLTEWVRYLRSQPDPDLVDGNPVSISGFVWRQPQGSPLIARLTVRCCLADATPAGLAVAWPDGFTPKTNQWLALKGTMSVQRQDGRRIPVVVPSSITPIARPERPLEP, encoded by the coding sequence CTGATGCGCGGGACCCTGCTGCTGCTCTGGGGCCTGACGCTGCTGTGGAGTTTCCACAGCGGTCGCCTTGATCTGCTGCTGCGGGGGGTGTTTCACGGGCTGGTGGGGTTCACGGGCCTGATGTTGGTGATGTTTGGTGTGGCCCTTCTGCTGAAGCGGAGTCAGCCACAGGAGCGATGGCGCTGGCCCTGGCTGCTCAGCGGGTTGATGGCTGCACTGGTGTTGATCGTTCCGCCGAATCCCTCCTTCAGTGACCTGGCCAGCAACCGCCCCCAGGGCCTGCCGGACCCACCGGAGTTGGCCTTTGTGCTGCCGCCGGATCAACGCAGCCTGACGGAATGGGTTCGTTACCTGCGCAGCCAGCCCGACCCGGATCTTGTGGACGGCAACCCCGTAAGCATCAGCGGATTTGTGTGGAGGCAGCCGCAGGGCTCACCCCTGATCGCCAGGCTCACCGTTCGCTGTTGCCTGGCCGATGCCACGCCGGCTGGTCTGGCGGTGGCGTGGCCGGATGGGTTCACGCCGAAGACCAACCAATGGTTGGCCCTGAAGGGAACGATGTCCGTGCAACGTCAAGATGGACGGCGCATCCCCGTCGTCGTTCCCTCGAGCATCACACCGATTGCGAGGCCGGAGCGGCCCCTGGAGCCATGA
- a CDS encoding ribose-phosphate pyrophosphokinase: MTSFLTAARAEQEQMTPDSRRLRLFSGTSNPALAKEISSYLGVPDGPRVCKRFADGELYVQIQESIRGCDVFLIQPTCAPVNDHLMELLIMVDACRRASARQITAVVPYYGYARADRKTAGRESITAKLTANLLVTSGVDRVLAMDLHSAQIQGYFDIPCDHIYGSPVLVDYLSTQDLGDVVVVSPDVGGVARARAFAKQMNDAPLAIIDKRRTGHNMAESLTVIGDVAGRTAILIDDMIDTGGTICAGARLLREEGAKRVLACATHAVFSPPASERLSVEGLFEQVVVTNSIPIPQDRVFPQLKVLSVANMLGEAIWRIHEESSVSSMFR; the protein is encoded by the coding sequence GTGACCAGTTTCCTGACAGCTGCCCGTGCCGAACAGGAGCAGATGACCCCTGACAGCAGGCGCTTGCGTCTGTTCAGCGGCACCTCCAACCCTGCTCTGGCCAAGGAGATCTCCAGCTATCTGGGGGTGCCTGACGGTCCTCGCGTCTGCAAGCGTTTTGCTGACGGTGAGCTCTACGTGCAGATCCAGGAGTCGATCCGGGGCTGTGATGTGTTCCTGATCCAGCCCACCTGCGCGCCGGTGAACGACCACCTGATGGAACTGCTGATCATGGTGGATGCCTGCAGACGGGCCTCCGCACGGCAGATCACGGCTGTTGTGCCCTACTACGGCTACGCCCGAGCGGATCGCAAGACTGCCGGTCGTGAATCGATCACGGCCAAGCTCACGGCCAACCTGCTGGTGACCTCGGGTGTTGACCGCGTCCTGGCGATGGACCTGCACTCCGCCCAGATCCAGGGCTACTTCGATATCCCCTGCGATCACATCTACGGATCCCCGGTCTTGGTGGACTACCTCTCCACGCAGGATCTCGGAGATGTGGTGGTGGTGTCTCCGGATGTGGGGGGCGTGGCGCGGGCCCGGGCGTTTGCCAAGCAGATGAACGATGCTCCGCTGGCGATCATCGACAAGCGCCGCACCGGTCACAACATGGCCGAAAGCCTCACGGTGATTGGTGATGTGGCCGGGCGAACGGCGATCCTGATCGACGACATGATCGACACCGGCGGCACGATCTGCGCGGGGGCACGGTTGCTGCGGGAAGAAGGGGCCAAGCGGGTGTTGGCCTGCGCCACCCACGCCGTGTTCTCTCCCCCCGCCAGCGAACGCCTGTCCGTTGAGGGCCTGTTTGAGCAGGTGGTGGTGACCAACAGCATTCCGATCCCACAGGACCGGGTCTTCCCTCAGCTGAAGGTGCTCTCCGTGGCCAACATGCTGGGGGAAGCGATCTGGCGCATCCATGAAGAGAGTTCCGTCAGCTCCATGTTCCGCTGA
- a CDS encoding metal ABC transporter permease codes for MAELDIWWLLPLTISLLIGAICPATGALLITQRRVLLANLMAHSVLPGLVIALAIGIDPSIGGLISGLLGALVAERLNRRFKGREEGAMNTVLAGFTALGVLLVPLLEARVDLETVLFGDLLAANSADLIRTSIAAGALVAMVAWGYRDLVFIGIDPEGAAVAQRPVMLIRLISSLITALVVISAITAVGVILVIGLLCAPVLMNVERSRSLKELMLRSASTGLLLCGGGMMLAVAVDLPPGPLIGTLCLALLFTYKANTAERE; via the coding sequence GTGGCTGAGCTCGACATCTGGTGGCTTCTGCCGCTGACGATCTCCTTGTTGATCGGAGCGATTTGTCCTGCCACCGGAGCACTGCTGATCACCCAGCGCCGGGTGTTGCTGGCCAATCTCATGGCCCATTCCGTTCTTCCCGGCTTGGTGATCGCCCTCGCCATCGGCATCGACCCGAGCATCGGTGGACTGATCAGCGGACTGCTGGGTGCCCTGGTGGCCGAGCGCTTGAACCGTCGCTTCAAAGGCAGAGAAGAAGGTGCCATGAACACCGTTCTGGCCGGCTTCACTGCACTGGGGGTGCTGCTGGTGCCCCTGCTGGAAGCACGCGTTGATCTGGAGACGGTTCTGTTCGGTGATCTGCTGGCGGCCAATTCAGCAGACCTGATCCGTACATCGATCGCGGCCGGCGCCCTTGTCGCCATGGTGGCCTGGGGCTACCGCGACCTGGTGTTCATCGGCATCGATCCCGAGGGCGCCGCTGTCGCCCAACGCCCCGTGATGTTGATTCGGCTGATCAGCAGCCTGATTACGGCCTTGGTTGTGATCAGCGCCATCACCGCCGTGGGCGTGATTCTGGTGATTGGACTGCTCTGTGCACCGGTGCTGATGAACGTGGAACGCAGTCGGAGCCTGAAGGAACTCATGCTGCGCAGCGCGAGCACGGGACTGCTTCTGTGTGGCGGCGGAATGATGCTGGCGGTTGCTGTTGATCTGCCACCGGGCCCACTGATCGGAACACTGTGCTTGGCGCTTCTTTTCACCTACAAGGCCAACACCGCAGAGCGAGAGTGA
- a CDS encoding NAD(P)-dependent oxidoreductase: MSLRHDYRNRPAEKVRVVVFGATGYIGRFVVKELVERGYQVVAFARERSGIGGRQSRDEVIADFPGAEVRFGDVTNPASIAAEAFDQPTDVVVSCLASRTGGRRDSWAIDHAATLNTYQQGKAAGVAHYVLLSAICVQKPLLEFQKAKLAFEAVLQADEEMTHSIVRPTAFFKSLGGQVESCRKGGPYVMFGGGTLASCKPISEADLARFMADCIHDESKRNQVLPIGGPGPALSAREQGEMLFRALNKPQRMLSVPLALMDAPIAVLDGLARLFPGINDTAEFGRIGRYYASESMLVWDEENQRYDADATPSYGTDTLEQFFERVALEGMAGQDLGDAALF; the protein is encoded by the coding sequence ATGTCCCTCCGCCACGACTACCGCAACAGACCAGCCGAAAAGGTGCGCGTGGTGGTCTTCGGAGCCACGGGATATATCGGCCGCTTTGTGGTGAAGGAACTCGTCGAACGGGGGTACCAGGTTGTTGCCTTTGCACGGGAACGCAGTGGCATCGGCGGCCGTCAGAGCAGGGACGAGGTCATCGCCGATTTCCCTGGAGCGGAGGTGCGCTTCGGGGATGTCACCAATCCAGCCTCGATCGCGGCCGAGGCTTTCGATCAACCGACGGACGTGGTGGTCAGCTGCCTGGCCTCCCGCACCGGCGGCCGCAGGGATTCCTGGGCCATTGACCATGCAGCGACCCTCAACACCTACCAGCAGGGAAAGGCAGCCGGGGTCGCCCACTACGTTCTGCTCTCGGCCATCTGCGTGCAGAAGCCACTGCTGGAATTTCAGAAGGCGAAGCTGGCCTTCGAAGCCGTGCTGCAGGCGGATGAGGAGATGACCCACTCCATCGTTCGCCCCACCGCCTTTTTCAAAAGCCTCGGGGGCCAAGTGGAAAGCTGCCGCAAGGGTGGCCCCTACGTGATGTTCGGCGGCGGCACCCTGGCCAGCTGCAAGCCGATCAGCGAAGCCGATCTGGCCCGGTTCATGGCGGACTGCATCCATGACGAATCCAAACGCAACCAGGTGCTGCCCATCGGGGGACCGGGTCCTGCGCTGAGCGCTCGGGAGCAGGGGGAAATGCTCTTCCGCGCCCTGAACAAACCCCAGCGGATGCTCTCCGTCCCCCTTGCCCTGATGGATGCTCCCATCGCCGTTCTGGATGGTCTGGCGCGGCTGTTCCCAGGCATCAACGACACGGCGGAATTTGGGCGCATCGGCCGCTACTACGCCAGCGAGTCGATGCTCGTCTGGGATGAGGAGAACCAGCGCTACGACGCCGATGCCACACCGTCCTATGGAACCGACACGCTGGAGCAGTTCTTTGAGCGCGTGGCCCTGGAGGGCATGGCCGGGCAGGACCTGGGGGATGCGGCGCTGTTCTGA
- a CDS encoding metal ABC transporter substrate-binding protein, whose product MPPVLARSAGVSVALALGAALVPAHAAQPVVVAVDGTLCDLTKTLAAGAASVTCLIPPGGDPHSYRLKPSDRSQLAKSDLVLHIGFGLTPSAQKLKTPGTVVAVGEVALPSYRGSDPHVWHDPANSAAMVRVISRALSPVLPSSDRAGLQQRTARAVAVFDALQRWEAKQFKALPAQQRVLVTDHKTYSHLADRFGLVEISMLDSHTTGGVLRPSSLQTITQEVKSSGAKTIFSPSATPNKTLKRISKNTGLPIATTPLYGEGIAAGRNAVSTATLNVCTIVNGQGGSCDKAGASALNSQWSSIR is encoded by the coding sequence ATGCCTCCTGTTCTGGCTCGATCGGCTGGGGTCAGTGTTGCTCTGGCTCTTGGTGCCGCCCTTGTTCCGGCCCATGCGGCTCAACCTGTCGTGGTGGCCGTCGACGGCACGCTGTGTGATCTCACCAAGACCCTGGCAGCCGGTGCCGCTTCGGTGACGTGCCTGATCCCTCCGGGCGGTGATCCCCATTCCTATCGGTTGAAGCCCAGTGATCGCAGCCAGTTGGCCAAGAGTGACCTGGTTTTGCACATCGGTTTCGGATTGACGCCCTCCGCTCAAAAACTGAAGACTCCGGGAACGGTTGTCGCCGTTGGGGAAGTTGCTCTGCCGTCCTATCGCGGCAGCGACCCGCACGTTTGGCACGACCCAGCCAATTCTGCTGCGATGGTGCGGGTGATTTCCCGTGCTCTTTCACCTGTTCTGCCATCCAGTGATCGCGCAGGCTTGCAGCAGCGCACGGCTCGTGCAGTCGCTGTTTTTGATGCACTTCAGAGGTGGGAAGCCAAGCAATTCAAGGCTTTGCCGGCTCAGCAACGGGTCTTGGTCACCGATCACAAGACCTACAGCCATCTCGCCGATCGCTTCGGATTGGTTGAGATTTCGATGTTGGACAGCCACACCACCGGGGGTGTTCTGCGGCCATCCAGTCTTCAAACAATCACTCAGGAGGTGAAATCTTCTGGCGCCAAAACCATTTTTTCTCCTTCAGCAACCCCGAACAAAACCCTGAAGCGCATCAGCAAAAACACAGGCTTGCCGATTGCCACAACTCCCCTCTACGGGGAAGGAATCGCTGCTGGTCGCAATGCCGTTTCCACGGCGACGCTCAATGTCTGCACGATTGTCAACGGTCAGGGTGGATCCTGCGATAAGGCCGGAGCCAGCGCCTTGAACTCCCAGTGGTCATCGATCCGCTGA
- a CDS encoding metal ABC transporter ATP-binding protein: MSGSSCVLSTTGLCFSYGGRRIVEDVNLELHGGTLTALVGPNGAGKSTLLHLLEGRLKPSDGSINSNKPIGLMPQRAAIDWSFPITAQDMVRLGMPGKGNTTSENDCNQLLERVGMGAMGSRRLSQLSGGQQQRILLARALMQQTDILLLDEPCSAIDPPTREHLLKVMRDQADAGQTLLVSSHDWGSALDSYDHVVVMDGQILANGSPKTVREKLSDLTCMMGSTCCG; the protein is encoded by the coding sequence ATGAGCGGATCGTCGTGCGTCCTGAGCACCACAGGGCTTTGCTTCAGTTATGGGGGTCGCAGGATCGTTGAGGATGTCAACTTGGAGCTCCATGGGGGAACGCTCACAGCGCTGGTGGGGCCGAATGGAGCCGGCAAGTCGACGCTGTTGCACCTGCTTGAAGGGCGACTGAAGCCCAGCGATGGATCGATCAACTCCAACAAGCCGATCGGCCTGATGCCCCAGCGAGCAGCGATTGACTGGTCGTTTCCGATCACCGCCCAGGACATGGTGCGGCTGGGAATGCCGGGCAAGGGCAACACAACATCTGAAAACGACTGCAATCAGCTGCTGGAACGCGTCGGCATGGGCGCCATGGGATCCCGGCGCCTGAGTCAGTTGTCCGGCGGCCAGCAGCAAAGAATCCTGTTGGCGAGAGCACTGATGCAGCAGACCGACATCCTGCTGCTGGATGAACCCTGCAGCGCCATCGATCCACCAACGCGGGAGCACCTGCTCAAGGTCATGCGGGATCAGGCTGACGCAGGCCAGACGCTCCTGGTGAGCAGCCACGACTGGGGCAGCGCCCTGGACAGCTACGACCATGTTGTGGTGATGGATGGCCAGATCCTTGCCAACGGTTCACCCAAAACCGTTCGCGAAAAACTCAGCGACCTGACCTGCATGATGGGGAGCACCTGCTGTGGCTGA
- a CDS encoding permease: MDKLATAWAIFQGLLLEAIPFLLLGVAIAGLARWSVPPGAWMDRLPRNPVLATIIGALMGFALPACECGNVPVARRLLASGGPMGTAFGFLFAAPVLNPIVLASTWAAFPDQPWLLVARPLGAFVLAILLSLLLVQLPETQLLATALLEERRMNQPLNNLGLLQRSSGVIGASPTPTRPGTGRRLKGWQVLDQSCREFLDLLALLVLGCVIAALVQTWLPRSWLLAVGGAPTASILALMLLAVVVSVCSSVDAFLALGFAAQITPGALLAFLLLGPVVDLKLAGLFTVLMRPRAILVTAISASLGVLLIGQWINLWQL, translated from the coding sequence TTGGACAAGCTCGCCACGGCCTGGGCGATCTTCCAGGGGTTGCTGCTGGAAGCCATTCCCTTCCTGCTGCTCGGCGTCGCCATCGCGGGACTGGCCCGTTGGTCTGTTCCTCCGGGCGCATGGATGGACCGGCTCCCCAGGAACCCCGTGCTGGCGACGATCATTGGCGCCTTGATGGGGTTCGCCCTGCCGGCCTGCGAATGCGGCAATGTCCCGGTAGCCCGCCGTCTGCTGGCCAGCGGGGGACCGATGGGCACCGCCTTTGGCTTTCTGTTTGCGGCCCCTGTGCTGAATCCCATTGTCCTGGCCAGCACCTGGGCTGCCTTTCCAGATCAGCCCTGGCTTCTGGTGGCCCGGCCGTTGGGAGCCTTTGTGCTGGCGATCCTCCTGAGTCTGTTGCTGGTGCAACTGCCGGAAACGCAGCTGCTGGCAACAGCGCTTCTGGAGGAACGCCGCATGAACCAGCCCCTCAACAATCTGGGGTTGCTGCAGCGCAGCAGTGGTGTGATCGGCGCATCACCGACTCCAACACGACCCGGCACCGGCAGGCGGCTGAAGGGGTGGCAGGTGCTGGATCAAAGCTGCCGCGAATTTCTCGATCTGCTGGCCCTGCTGGTGCTGGGGTGTGTGATCGCAGCCCTGGTGCAGACCTGGCTGCCGCGCAGTTGGTTGTTGGCCGTGGGAGGGGCACCGACGGCGTCGATCCTGGCCTTGATGCTGCTGGCCGTCGTGGTGTCGGTCTGCTCCAGTGTGGATGCTTTTCTTGCCCTGGGGTTTGCAGCTCAGATCACGCCTGGAGCCCTGCTGGCTTTTCTATTGCTGGGCCCTGTTGTGGACCTGAAACTGGCGGGACTGTTCACCGTCCTGATGCGCCCACGGGCCATCCTGGTTACGGCAATCAGTGCCAGTCTTGGCGTGCTGTTGATCGGTCAGTGGATCAACCTGTGGCAGCTGTGA
- a CDS encoding LCP family protein, giving the protein MNWLSPPRVRSALRIASALLGLGVTGLLLATLWPEPDRVAQGAPLSADQPETLAPLPEAPVTVLVIGLDADRLGAASNQAAPEGPANADALLMLRIASKEPLQVLQIPTELGVRLPGEKDPGSLAQLWRRGGVSLVSDAIRDIVGLDAGDPKRYVVMPRAALRRLVDGLGDVDVVLGQSYQREDKTQGFNVNLQAGRQRLNGVQAEQLVRHLPDPKHLSQRRQRQTIFVEAVIQQVKAPSGIGTIADLVDQLDGEVETNLSRSEQLSLAAAIIASPEPVAVSRLPLAERAGEQVLRQIRPGSSLPLWPQP; this is encoded by the coding sequence ATGAACTGGTTGTCGCCCCCCCGAGTTCGCAGCGCGTTGCGGATCGCCTCTGCGTTGCTTGGGCTTGGTGTCACCGGGTTGTTGCTGGCGACGCTCTGGCCGGAACCCGATCGCGTTGCCCAGGGAGCTCCGCTGAGTGCGGATCAACCCGAAACCCTGGCTCCCCTTCCTGAGGCCCCAGTCACGGTGCTGGTGATCGGTCTCGATGCCGATCGTCTGGGTGCCGCTTCCAATCAAGCCGCGCCCGAGGGGCCCGCCAATGCTGATGCTCTTCTGATGCTGCGCATCGCCTCAAAGGAGCCGCTTCAGGTGCTCCAGATCCCCACGGAGCTCGGCGTCCGGCTTCCTGGTGAGAAGGATCCAGGCAGCCTGGCTCAGCTTTGGCGACGGGGCGGCGTCAGTCTTGTCAGCGATGCGATCCGCGACATCGTCGGACTCGACGCAGGTGACCCCAAGCGCTACGTGGTGATGCCCCGTGCAGCGCTGCGCCGCCTCGTGGATGGACTGGGCGACGTCGATGTGGTGCTTGGGCAGTCGTATCAGCGCGAGGACAAAACGCAGGGCTTCAATGTCAACCTTCAAGCCGGTCGACAGAGGCTGAACGGAGTCCAGGCAGAACAACTGGTGCGACACCTGCCCGACCCCAAACACTTGTCCCAACGCCGTCAACGCCAGACCATTTTTGTTGAGGCTGTGATTCAACAGGTCAAGGCCCCCAGTGGCATCGGGACCATCGCCGATCTTGTCGACCAACTGGATGGTGAGGTGGAGACCAACCTCAGCCGTTCGGAACAGCTGAGCCTGGCCGCGGCGATCATTGCCAGCCCTGAACCCGTGGCAGTCAGCCGGTTGCCCCTGGCCGAACGGGCCGGTGAGCAGGTCTTGCGTCAGATCAGACCTGGCTCGAGCCTCCCGCTCTGGCCTCAGCCTTGA